In a genomic window of Helianthus annuus cultivar XRQ/B chromosome 10, HanXRQr2.0-SUNRISE, whole genome shotgun sequence:
- the LOC110889589 gene encoding uncharacterized protein LOC110889589, with protein MDSGHSSSGGDGSATAGDVHFNHIPILQPPPSNFFNPSSFPHPPNPNPNSIYTLNYPNSIHTNSNLIHDPNPVDHLVDNDDPNPNFGPETLGATKKNPKKRTRASRRAPTTVMTTDTTNFRQMVQEFTGIPAVPFSSSAYSNRRDLYAGSAEPMAVRMQQPVRPSAHKIVQLQPYLNSVTASGSNFHLPPSESHMFTKQPLSLQNLQNQMFPFQSVSQQFDNNSINNNDQSLEPLSGFVGSSSANLKRWRGESENLLNYEGVNGNSQNVVVSSSDGEQHQLGGNEDTWSF; from the coding sequence ATGGATTCCGGCCACAGTAGCAGCGGCGGCGACGGCAGCGCCACCGCCGGCGATGTACACTTCAACCACATCCCGATTCTCCAACCGCCGCCGTCTAATTTCTTCAATCCGTCGTCGTTTCCACACCccccaaaccctaaccctaattcaATCTACACTCTCAATTACCCAAATTCGATCCACACAAACTCGAATTTGATACACGACCCGAATCCAGTGGATCATTTGGTGGATAATGATGATCCGAACCCGAATTTTGGACCGGAAACGTTAGGCGCAACGAAGAAAAACCCGAAAAAGCGTACACGAGCTTCGCGGCGAGCTCCAACCACCGTGATGACCACCGACACGACTAATTTCCGGCAAATGGTTCAGGAGTTTACCGGAATTCCAGCCGTGCCGTTTTCGTCCTCGGCTTATTCGAACCGACGTGATCTTTACGCCGGCTCGGCTGAGCCAATGGCCGTACGGATGCAGCAGCCAGTACGGCCATCGGCTCACAAGATTGTTCAGTTACAACCGTATTTGAATTCTGTTACTGCAAGTGGTAGTAATTTTCATTTGCCCCCTTCTGAAAGTCATATGTTTACAAAACAGCCCCTGAGTTTACAGAATTTGCAAAATCAGATGTTTCCGTTTCAATCGGTTTCTCAGCAATTTGATAACAATAGTATTAATAATAATGATCAGAGTTTGGAGCCTTTGAGTGGGTTTGTGGGTTCTTCATCGGCGAATTTGAAAAGATGGAGGGGTGAAAGTGAGAATTTGTTGAACTATGAAGGGGTGAACGGGAATTCTCAGAACGTCGTCGTTTCGTCAAGTGATGGTGAGCAACATCAGCTTGGAGGTAATGAGGATACGTGGTCGTTTTGA
- the LOC110887763 gene encoding F-box protein At1g22220: protein MTSSISTVDPPTGPPPEYSSDGFDRLPDVIILTILNNISDIKTLTRCRTVSRRFNSLVPQSESLVLRVDRVISVDSEDDNDHVSVIIGFFKSVVKSFHDFISPPQSSSSSSSSSSSIFYHESQYSPVMILRGFERIRELDIELPTGDLWLEKRAGVKWTAEFGKTLKSCVILGYRCGGVSESDLGGGGGLKTRVVWTISALIAASARHYMVKEIVKENMHLKKLIVSDRENEGSVVMNELGIKEYREDKGENEEEQQVQNDDIDRVWWRNSRTRVPAVRMRMRHEAKLELSNGVVMEGATLVVVRPTANAGGVEGDEEERWDEGLVAAGGGFDGVYGEAFVKLIKRRSYLLEMNSF from the coding sequence ATGACTTCCTCAATATCCACCGTTGATCCACCCACCGGACCACCACCGGAATATTCTTCCGACGGCTTTGACCGGCTGCCGGATGTTATCATCCTCACAATCCTGAACAACATATCCGATATCAAAACACTAACCCGGTGCCGAACCGTGTCACGCCGGTTCAACTCACTCGTCCCTCAATCCGAGTCACTCGTCCTCCGAGTTGACCGAGTCATCTCAGTCGACTCGGAGGACGACAATGACCACGTATCCGTGATCATTGGTTTTTTCAAATCCGTTGTGAAATCTTTTCATGACTTCATATCCCCGCCTCAAAGcagtagtagcagtagcagtagtagcagcaGTATTTTCTATCATGAGTCACAATATTCGCCAGTCATGATTCTTCGAGGATTCGAGAGAATTCGAGAGCTGGATATCGAGTTACCTACCGGGGATTTATGGTTAGAGAAGCGAGCCGGGGTTAAATGGACCGCGGAATTCGGTAAGACGTTGAAGAGTTGTGTGATCCTGGGGTACCGGTGTGGTGGTGTTAGTGAGTCGGATTTAGGCGGTGGGGGTGGATTGAAGACGCGAGTTGTGTGGACGATAAGCGCGTTGATCGCAGCGTCCGCGAGGCATTATATGGTGAAAGAAATTGTTAAAGAGAATATGCATTTGAAGAAATTGATAGTGAGTGATAGGGAAAATGAAGGAAGTGTGGTTATGAATGAGTTAGGTATAAAAGAGTATAGAGAGGACAAAGGCGAAAATGAAGAGGAACAACAAGTGCAAAACGATGATATTGATCGCGTGTGGTGGAGGAATAGTCGAACTAGAGTGCCCGCGGTTAGGATGAGAATGCGACACGAGGCGAAGTTAGAGTTGTCAAATGGTGTAGTTATGGAAGGTGCGACTTTGGTGGTGGTTAGACCTACCGCGAATGCGGGTGGTGTGGAAGGGGACGAGGAGGAACGATGGGACGAAGGATTGGTGGCCGCGGGTGGAGGGTTCGACGGGGTGTATGGCGAGGCATTTGTGAAACTGATCAAACGAAGGAGTTATCTTCTTGAAATGAATTCGTTCTAG
- the LOC110887762 gene encoding NDR1/HIN1-like protein 13 has product MEGREHTSTGNVHPNHHIKPNSDDDEEYEDLLDTNPDETYVIQVPKDQIYRVPPPENAIFAEQKRVAVPATKSMFSAKCMLLSIVILLLVIGLITGLCLSMTDKKDPTFRVHRVHVTTKGKGKDKQHEFDFTLKSKNTNGHAVILFGKGGKASLSYRDTRSLAKGPFPTFKQDTNSLKYERLKLISGSGKTLPKVIQKSMNGTSHKAIKLLLGFNVPLSFKVGVFSVKSKMLSIACNVKVKRLTKRARILTQDCDYSTS; this is encoded by the coding sequence ATGGAGGGGCGGGAACATACCTCGACGGGCAATGTCCATCCCAACCACCACATCAAACCAAACTCCGACGATGACGAGGAGTACGAGGATCTCCTAGACACCAATCCCGACGAAACATATGTGATCCAAGTCCCAAAAGACCAAATCTATCGGGTCCCACCCCCCGAAAATGCCATATTTGCTGAACAAAAACGTGTTGCGGTCCCCGCAACAAAGTCAATGTTTTCAGCAAAATGCATGTTGTTGTCAATTGTAATCTTGCTCCTAGTTATAGGTCTTATAACAGGATTATGTTTATCCATGACCGATAAAAAGGACCCCACTTTTCGCGTTCATCGCGTCCACGTCACCACAAAAGGTAAGGGCAAAGACAAGCAACACGAGTTCGACTTCacgttaaaatccaaaaacaccAACGGTCACGCGGTTATATTGTTTGGAAAAGGTGGAAAGGCTTCATTATCTTATAGAGACACGAGGTCCCTAGCCAAAGGTCCATTTCCGACGTTTAAACAAGACACAAATAGTTTAAAATACGAGCGGTTGAAGCTCATAAGTGGTTCGGGGAAGACATTGCCTAAGGTGATACAGAAGAGCATGAATGGTACCTCTCACAAAGCTATTAAACTGTTATTAGGGTTTAACGTTCCGTTGAGTTTTAAGGTTGGGGTGTTTTCAGTTAAGAGCAAAATGTTGTCGATAGCATGCAATGTTAAGGTCAAAAGGTTGACCAAACGGGCAAGAATTTTGACTCAAGATTGTGATTATTCGACTAGCTAG